In Malania oleifera isolate guangnan ecotype guangnan chromosome 8, ASM2987363v1, whole genome shotgun sequence, a single window of DNA contains:
- the LOC131162843 gene encoding peroxidase 9 codes for MKRSLHVLISSLSETLIAHVLTTTSSDSQTQQVLLRGSTKDGMYVFPPSSPQAHVGSNSSVISHFISVLTSDFPIKDLGSLHYFLGVECHHTFAGLMLCQWKYILDLLNKTNMMNCKPVISPMSFSTKLSAFDSTPVPDPMLYRSVVGSLHSAPAACGGLMVIMALLSPTLSLAFPGFDFDWGGRGQRRAGGMPLSLFPEFYQYSCPQANHIVMSVLERAISEQPRMAASLLRLHFHDCFVQGCDGSVLLDDSPTIVSEKRSAPNRNSLRGFEVIDEIKAKLEEACPQTVSCADILALAARGSTVLSGGPNWALPLGRRDSRTASLTGSNRHIPAPNSTLQNLITFFNRQGLDKVDLVALSGGHTIGVARCATFKQRLYNQNGKNQPDETLEKTYYHSLKSVCPRTGGDNNISPLDLASPAKFDNTYFKLLLWGRGLLTSDQVLLTGNGNGNFNAKTMELVRSYAEDEALFFHQFAKSMVKMGNISPLTGFNGEIRKNCRRVN; via the exons ATGAAAAGGAGCCTTCA TGTTCTGATCTCCTCACTCTCTGAAACACTGATTGCTCATGTCCTCACAACTACTTCTTCC GATTCACAAACTCAGCAGGTTCTCCTCCGCGGTTCTACTAAGGATGGCATGTACGTGTTCCCACCTTCCTCTCCTCAAGCTCATGTTG GCTCCAATTCGAGTGTTATCTCTCACTTCATATCTGTTCTGACCTCAGATTTTCCTATTAAGGATCTGGGATCTTTACACTACTTCTTGGGTGTTGAATGTCATCATACCTTTGCTGGGCTCATGCTTTGTCAATGGAAATATATCTTGGATTTGCTCAACAAGACAAACATGATGAACTGCAAGCCAGTCATCAGCCCTATGTCCTTCTCCACAAAATTGTCTGCTTTTGACTCCACTCCTGTTCCAGATCCTATGCTATATCGAAGTGTAGTGGGCAGCTTACA TTCAGCTCCTGCTGCTTGTGGAGGTCTTATGGTCATCATGGCTCTCCTCTCTCCCACACTCTCCCTGGCCTTCCCCGGCTTCGACTTTGACTGGGGAGGCAGAGGCCAACGCAGAGCTGGAGGAATGCCTCTCAGTCTTTTCCCAGAATTCTATCAGTACTCATGCCCCCAGGCAAATCACATTGTCATGTCTGTCTTGGAGCGCGCCATCTCAGAACAGCCCAGGATGGCTGCTTCTCTCCTCAGGCTTCACTTCCATGACTGCTTTGTTCAG GGCTGTGATGGATCGGTGTTGTTGGACGATAGCCCAACGATAGTGAGTGAAAAGAGGTCGGCACCAAACAGGAACTCTCTCAGAGGATTTGAAGTGATTGATGAGATCAAGGCTAAGCTGGAAGAAGCATGTCCACAGACAGTCTCTTGTGCAGACATTCTTGCGCTTGCTGCTCGTGGCTCCACTGTGCTA AGTGGAGGACCCAATTGGGCGCTCCCACTGGGAAGGAGAGACTCAAGAACAGCAAGCCTCACTGGTTCAAATCGCCACATTCCCGCTCCAAACTCCACTCTCCAAAACCTCATAACATTCTTCAACCGTCAAGGCCTCGACAAGGTCGACCTGGTTGCACTCTCAG gAGGGCATACAATTGGGGTGGCAAGGTGTGCAACATTCAAGCAGAGGCTATACAACCAAAATGGGAAGAACCAACCAGATGAGACACTGGAGAAAACATACTACCACAGCTTGAAGTCAGTGTGCCCAAGGACAGGAGGTGACAACAACATATCCCCATTGGATTTGGCCTCCCCTGCAAAGTTTGACAACACCTATTTCAAGCTCTTACTGTGGGGGAGAGGGCTTCTCACTTCAGACCAAGTGTTGCTTACTGGAAATGGGAATGGGAATTTTAATGCTAAGACCATGGAGCTGGTGAGGAGCTATGCAGAAGATGAAGCCCTCTTCTTCCATCAATTCGCCAAATCCATGGTTAAAATGGGCAACATCAGCCCTCTCACTGGCTTCAATGGTGAAATCAGGAAGAACTGCCGCCGGGTTAACTAA